From the Saccharomonospora marina XMU15 genome, the window CGGCATCGAGGAGGACCGGCTGCCGCGCGAGGCGGCGCCGGGCCGCAACGGTTTCGGCGACATCGGCTGGGCGGGGCCGCAGCCCCCGGTGGGCGACGACGCGCACCGCTACTTCTTCCGGCTCTACGCCGTCGACCGCCCACTCGGGCTGGGCGAGGGGGTGACCGCCGAGGACGTGCGGGCGGCCGTGGACGGCCACACCCTGGCGACCGGGAACCTGGTGGGCCTGTTCGCCCGCTGACGCGCGGCCGCAGTGTCTTGGCCCGCGGTTGTCAGCCGGGCGCGGGCTCCAGGTGCACGACCTTGGTCGCGGTCAGTTCGTCGAGCAGTTCGGGACCGTAGCCGTAGCCCTGGCCGCTGGCCCGCCTCGGCTGGGCCGCACCGCCGGGCGCGCCGCCGAACACGGCGTTGACCTTCACCGTGCCGACGTCGAGGTGCCGCCAGGCCCGTTGCGCGTTGTCCATGGAGCGGGTGAGCACGGTGGCGGCAAGGCCGTAGCGGTCGTCGCCTGCCTCCGCGAGTGCCTGCTCGAAATCGGCCACCTCACGCACCGGCGCCACCGGACCGAACGTCTCCTCGCGCATGAGCCGCATGCTTGGTTCGCAGCCGGACAGCACGGTCGCCGGGTACAGCGTTCCGGGCTCGCCGGGTAGCACGCCGCCCGCCCGCAGCCGGGCGCCCGCCGCGACGGCGTCGGTCACGTGCTCGTGCACCTTGTCGCGGTGCCTGGCGTCGACCAGCGGCAGCAGGCCGAGCCGGTCGGCGCGGGCGGTGAGCGCGGCCAGGAACGGCTCGGCCAGCGCGCGGTGGACGTAGATGCGCTCCACCGCGACACAGATCTGTCCGCTGTTGGCGAACGCGCCCGTGGCGGCCTGCTCGGCGGCCCATTCCGGGTCCACCCCGGCGTCGACGAGCAGCGGGTCGTTGCCACCGTTTTCCAGCAGCACCTTGGCTCCGGTTTCCGCTGCCGCCCTCGCGATGGCCCGGCCGGTCTCGCTGCTGCCGACGTGGGCGATGACGTCGATGTCGGGGCTGGAGGTGATCCACCTGCCGACGGAGCCGTCTCCGGCCAGGCAGTTCAGCACGCCTTCCGGGAAGTGCGGGACCAGCAATTCACCCAGCAGCAGTCCGGTGTGCGGGCACCGTTCGCTCGGCTTGTGCACCACGGTGTTGCCCGTCACCAGCGCCGCGCCGAGCAGCCCGCAGGCCACGGCGACGGGATCGTTCCACGGCGTCAGCACGGCGACCACGCCACGGGGCTGCGGCACCATCAGATCGGTGGCATGCACCTCTCCCAGCAGCGTCTTGCCCCGGTGGACCGGTCCGAGTTCGGCGTACTGCTCCAGTGTCGCGGCACCGGCGAGCACACCGGCCCTCGCCTCGTCGAGCGGTTTGCCCGTCTCCAACTGGTTGACGCGGGCGAGGTCGTCGACTCGGTCGCGCACCGCTGCCGCCGCCGCACGCAAGCCCGCCGCCCGGTCGGTCGCGGGGGTCCGGGCCCACAGTGCCCTGGCGGCTGCGGCCGAGGCCACAGCGGCCGCGACGTCGGCCTCCCGCGCCGCCGCTATACGGCCGACCACGGTGCCGTCCGCGGGGTTGTCGATGCGGATACCGTGCGGGTCGTCCGGCGCGGCTGCGGGCAGGTCGAGTTGTACGGCGAGATCGGTCATGGCACGCACCTCCTGCCGGCGAGGGTGATCCGCGTACCGCTTCGGTAAACGTGCCCTCGCCGGGCAGGTGGTACGCCGTCAGGTACGGGCGTACTCCTGGCTCACCGCGTTCGGCCCGTTGTAGGTGCGGTCCGGCAGTGCACGCAGATGTTCGAGTACCTCCTCGTCGGCACCCTTGGAACGGGCGTGTTCCACCAACTGCTCGCGGGTGCACGGGTAGTCCACCCCGGACAGGTACTTCTGCATCTGGATGGGGTTCGGCGCGGACATGCTCTCACCTCCAGATCCACGCATACCCCCCAGCAGCCAGGGGTAACCGCACCCGGTGGATGTCGACATCGACCGGTTGCTGCGCACAGCCATGCGAGTCAGCAACGTGTTGCGTGCCGAAGGGGTCCCCTTCGCGCTGGCGGGCGGATGCGCGATCTACGCGCTCGGCGGCCCTGCCTCGGAGCACGACGTCGACGTCTTCCTCACCAAGGAGGACACTCCCGTGGCGCGCAAGGCGCTCGTGGCCGCCGGGATGCGCGCGGTCGACCCGCCGGAGGACTGGCTGGTCAAGGTCTACGACGGGGACTGCCTGGTGGACCTGATCTTTCGACCCAACCAGCGCCAGGTGACCACGGACCTGCTGGCCATGGCGACCGAGACGCGGGTGGGTGCCACCACGGCGCCCGTGCTGCCCGCGACCGAGCTGGTGATCGACAAGCTGCTCGTGCTCGGTGAGCATCGCTGCGACTTCACACCGTTGCTGCCGGTGACGCGGGCGTTGCGGGAGCAGGTCGACTGGGCGCGGGTGGCACGGGAGACGGGCTGCTCGGCCTACGCCAGGGCGCTGCTCTCGCTGCTGGCCGAGCTGGGTGTGGTGAGCGCGCGGGAACTGGCGAGCACGGAAGGAGGCATCGATGCGCGACGCGGAGGAGCCTGAGCCGCCGCAGTACCGCGCCGCCCGGCTGCACAGGGTGCTGGCAGAGGACGCGCGCACGGCCGAGCTCGGGGTGCAGGTCACGGTGCGGGGGCAGGACGTGTACCTGACCGGGACCGTGTCGTCCCCCGGCCGCAGGGAGGAACTGGACAAGGTGCTGCGCGAACTGGAGCCGGAGGCGAAGCTGCACAACGACGTGCGCGTGGTCGAGTCGGGCGAGCCGGGAGAGCCGGAGGTGCTGCGATGATCAGGATCGCGGCTGTCGGAGACGTCCACCTCGGCGAGGACGCCCGCGGCAGGCTGCGGCCCGCGTTGCGGCGGCTGCCCGAACACGCCGACGTGCTGCTATTGGCGGGAGACCTGACCAGGCACGGCACGGTGCAGGAGGCGAAAGTGGTCGCCGACGAGTTCCGCGACCTCGGCGTGCCGGTGGTGGCCGTGCTGGGCAACCACGACCACCACGCCGAAGCGGTACCCGAACTGACCGAGGTGCTCACCGAGGCCGGTGTGCAGGTGCTTGAGGGTGACGGTGTCGTGCTGTCCGTCGGCGGCGCACGGCTGGGCGTGGCGGGGGTGAAGGGCTTCGGCGGGGGCTTCGCGGGGCGCTGCGCCAGCGCGTTCGGCGAACGTGAGATGAAGGACTTCGTCGGCCATACCGTCGACGTGGCGGCCAAGCTGCGTTCGGCGCTGGATTCGCTGGACTGCGACGAGCGGGTCGCGCTGACCCACTACTCGCCGACCCCGGAGACGTTGCGCGGCGAGCCGCCGGAGATTCACCCGTTCCTCGGCGCCTACCAGCTCGGTGAGGCGGTGGACGCCACCGGCACCGACCTGGCGCTGCACGGTCACGCCCACCTCGGCTGCGAGCACGGGGTAACGCCCGGCGGGGTCCGGGTGCGCAACGTGGCTCAGCCGGTGATCCGTTCGGCGTTCGCGGTGTACTGCCTGCGGGACGGGGCGGGCGGCTGCGACTGAGCGCGTGGCCCGCTGGTTCAGCGGCCGGGTCCGGCTTCCACGATGCGGTCGATGCGCTCGGCCAGCTGGATGTCGGGCTCGGTGACGGCCGCCCGGCCGGTGCGCAGCGTGAACCGAACCCCGCCTTGGACGCGTTCGACGTGCGCGTGGTCGTTGGCCGCGCGAGCCTCGCGTTCCACCCTGTTCACCAGCGGTGTGACGGCTTCTTCGGGCAGCAGCACGGTGCGGCTGATGCCGGTGTGGTCGCCCTCCCATCCGGTGAGGCCGCGCAATGCCGTGGCGACCTCTTCCTCGGAGAGTTCGGTGGGCACCTCGGCGCGCACACTGCGCGCCCGCTGCGGTGGCTGTCCACCCGCGTCGAGGAGGTCGATGAGATCGGAGTCCAGCCGCTCCCGCAGCCGCTCGACCACGTCCGCGTCGGTGTCGCGCAGCCCGTCCACCACCGCCTTCGCCAGGTAGCGCGCTCGCTCCTGCGTGGTGTGCAGCCGTTGCGCCACCTCGATGACGAGGTCGGAGCCGCTTCTGTGCTCCCGCTGCCCCGGCACGAGCACCGCCTCGTCGAGGCTTCCCGGCAGTTCACTGGCCAGGGCGCGGCGGTCGGCGGGGTCGAGCGAGTGCGCGGCCGTGCTGAGCACCGCGGTGGTGGTGTCACGTGCCTGCTCGGCGGTCTCCAACGCGCCGCGGCGGCGTACGGAGTCGACGAGCTCGGAGTACTTCACCAACGTCGGCCTCCTTCCTGGTCCGGGCAACCGGCGAGTACCCGCTCGGGGCGGGCCTATTCGCGGGTTTCGCCGCGTACCGGCACGGGAAGGCTCGTGCTGCGACGACAAAGGGAGCGCCGATGACGACCAGCGTTGTGTGCGAGGGCGACCGGGATTCCCCCACCGTGCTGGTGCTCGACCCGGCCCCGCAAACCGATCACGGCGAACTGCCGCGTGCCTGGCGGGAGTTGAGTGAGCGGCGCCGCATCGTGTGGTGCAGGCTGGCTGCCGCTGAGGCGCTGGCCGAGGCCGACCGGCTGCTCGCCGACCCGGACGCGCTGGGCAGGCCCATCGACGTCGTCACAGGGCCCGGGGCGGACGAGCGGGTCCAGGCGTTGCTGAACCGCCACGCGGGCCCGGTGCGCGCGCTGCTGCTGGTCGATCCTGCCCGGCAGGACTGGGTGGGCGAGGCCGCCCTCGGCATCACGGTCCGCACGGTGGGCTCGGCCGGGAAGGCCGGACGGACGGCGAGGCCGCTGCACCGCGCCGATGTGCGCACCGACGTCGAGTCGGCCATCGCCGAACTCGACGCCGACTCGGCTCTGCCCGCTCCGGACAAGGCACAAGGAGGAGCATGACTCACCACGAGCGCGACGACCTGCCGTTGCCCGACTACGACCACCTGCCGGTGCCCGCGCTTCGCGAACGCATCCGGTCGCTGACCGCCGAGGAGATCGAGCGGTTGCTGGCCTACGAGCACGCCCATGCCGACCGGTTGCCGGTGGTCACCGCGATGCGTGCCCGGCTGGAACAGCTGGAGCAGGGCGCCACGCCGACCTCGGGTGACCACAGCATCCGGCCGGAACAGTCACCGCCGACTCGCGGCGGCTCGCAGGTCGGCACCGACACCACCGCCGAGGCGGTAAACCCGCCGCCGCACGGTGTTCCAGCGCAGCCGGCCAAGCCCAAGGGCGACCGGGGCGGCTGATTCCCGCGGCCGTCGGTGGTTCAGGTTCCGAAGATGCCGACGGCGGCCGCCTCGGCGTCCGCACTCGCCCCGTCGGGGCTGTCGGGGTCGTCGGGGTTGTCAGGGTTGTCAGGGTTGTCGGAACCGCGGGCACCTTGGGCGCTGCCGGCGTCACCGGCGCCCGCCGCGTGCTGCCCCGGCGCGGCCGTGGGGTCGCCGGCTTCGTCCGGCGATGCGGGCGACGGCTCGGGGTCGGGCTCGGGTTCCTCGCACACCACCCTCGGTTGCCCCCGGTAGACCACGGTGCGCTTCTCACGACGGATCTCGGCACCGGTGTCGGCATCGCGGATGATGCGGGTGTCGGTGGTGGTGAACCCGCTGGTTCCCGAACTCGGTGAGCACTCCGCCTCGGGCAGCACCGTCGTGGGTGGCGCGGTGTAGTTGAACCGGCCACCGGTGACCGACTCGACCTCGTAGCGTTTGGTTCCCCACAACCTGACCGTGATGTCGGAGGGCGTCCACCTGGTCTGGATCACCACACCGGTCGGCGCGTCGTTGGTGAACTTCAGATCGATCACGCTGCTGCCGTCCGGGTTCTGGAAGACCGTGGCCTCCCTGCCCTGCGGGTAGCGGCTGATGTAGTAACTGTGTTCGGTGTGCTCGGTGTCGCGCATTCCCGCGAAGTAGGCGGCGTTGTACAGCGTTGTCGCGAACTGCGAGATTCCGCCGCCGACGGCGCGCCCCGGCTTGCCGCCCGAGATGATGCCCGCGTAAACGTAGCCTTGCTCCAGGCCACGCGGGCCGGTGTGGCCGTTGAGGCTGAAGGTCTGCCCCGGCTTCACGACCGCGCCGTTGACCTCCTGCGCCACCCGCCGGATGTTGATGCCGGAGTCGTAGGCGAACCCGCCGGTGGTGAACTCCCCGATGACCTCCACGATGCCGAGTTCGTGAGCCTCCGATGTGGTCAGTTCCGCCGGGCGTTCGGCGTAGCGGACGCCGACCTGGCGTTGTTCGCCGCCGCGCAACACCGGCAGCAGATCCTTCGCCAGCGCCTGCCAGTCGACGGTGCGGCCCGGCTGTGACGGCCGCACCGTCACCTGGTCGCCCTCGAACTCGAATCCGGCGTCGCGGCCGGGTTTCTCGGTGTCGGCGAGCCGGGGGCCGAGCGATTCGGTGAGTGCCTCGGCGTCCACCGCGGCCTGCAGCGAGCCGGAGCGGTCGACGTCGAAGTGCAGCGCTTGGGCGATCTGTCGTGGCGAGAGCGAGACGTCCTTGCCGTCGGCGTGCACGGTCACCGGCCCTGACACCGCGGGTTCGGCGATGCGTCGCAGCGCGGCACGGACGGAATCGGGCGTGCTGCGCACGGGCACGGTGGTCACCGGCAGCCGCAGTGGTCCCGGGGAGACCCAGTGCCGCAGGACGAGCTCGCGGGTCTTCGCGCGGTCGAGCCTCCTGCCCGGCGCGGGGTCGACCGCGACGGGCCGGATGCCGTCGAAGCGCACGTCACCTTCGCGGGCCTGCCGGTCGACGACCGCGGCGAGCCGCCGCAACTCGGAGTCGAACCGGCCCTGGTCGGCGTGTGACACCACACCGATCTCCCTGCGGGTGAACAGTGAAGCGAGCCGGGCGAAGGGGTTCAACGGCTGCTCGGTGGCACGGTCGAGCGTGGCTTCCCAGTCCAGGCTCAGCCGTGCCGTCCCCGGGTCGATGGTGTGCCGGACATCGGCCGCTCGCAGCCGCACCGGCCTTCGCGTTCGGGGTTCGAGGGTTTCGCGCAGGCGCAGCTCGGCTTCGGCGCGGTCAAGACCGCCGACGTCGACGCCCGCGACCACGGTGCCGCGCGCGACGTCGCCCTGGCTGAGGAGCACGTCGCCCGCGTAGAGCAGGAGCGATCCGGCGAACACGGCGCAGGCGGCCATCGCCGGTGCCCGCCACGGGTTTCGCCGGTCGAACAGCGAACGCAACGAAGCCAGGACGGAAGCGACCCTGCCGCTGCCCGCGTCGCGGGCCGTCGCGGCACCGGCACCGGCACCGGCCTCGGCGTCAGCGTCGGCGCCGGCCTCGGTGTCGCGATCCGGCGCGGATTCGCCGCCGGAGTGGGCGTCCTGCTCGCCGTCGCGGACAGGGTCCTCGGTGCTGGCCGCGTGCGGCGGTTCGGTGGAGTCGTTGTCGTCGAACAAGGCTTCCCCGGCTGGTCACGTGGTACGGCGGCGCGAGCTGGCCGGGCCAAGCTACACCACGGTGTTTCGGTGCCCGCCTGCCACGCGGGGAGGTCACTTTTGGGTGTCGATCGGGCGCAGGCTCGGTCTCGGCTCGATCGACCGGGCCCGCTCAGCCCAGGTTCGCGGTGGCCGTGGTAGCGGTGGTCGTGGCCGGCGAGCCGCTGTCCGCGTCGCCGTCCGACTGCCCCGGCACGAACAGCAACTCCGCGACCAGAATGCCCACGGCGACGGCCGCGAGCACGGCCAGCGCAGCCACGGCGAGCCGGGCGCGGGAGTTGCCGCCGGAAGGCGCTCCCGCGGCGGGAGCCCCGGGCCTCGGAGCGGGCGCCATCGCCGGTGCCATCGACGGCGGTGGCGGGGCGAGCGGTCCCGGCCGCAGGTCCAGCCTGGTCGAACCCGGGCGGTGCGCCGCCTGCGCGTTGGCGGGCACGGGCCCCTGGCTCGGCGGCATCGGGCTCGCGGGCATGGTCGGCGGCTCGGTGGCGACCGGCTGGGCGATTGGCTGCACCTGGGGCTGCTGCACCTGGGGCTGCGGGTTCTGGACTTGCGGGCTTGGGCCTTGCGGATTGTGAGGCTGATGGCCCTGCGGTTGGGCGCCGGATGGTGGCGAGGGCGGGTTGTGCCCGTCGGCCACGGCCCGCAAGGCCTGCTCGACCTGCGCCATCGTGGGGCGCGCGGTCGGCTCGCTGTTCAGCATCCATCCCAGTGGCGCGGTGAGCGGGCCCGCCTGGCGCGGTGGAACCACGCGGCCGGTGGCCACGGCGTGCAGCATGGCGATCTCGTTGCCGTCCGCGCTGTCGAAAGGCGGCCTGCCCTCGACTGCGGCGTACAGGGTGGCGGCCAGTGAGAACACGTCCGAGGCGGGGCCGGGGTCGGCACCGCGGGCGGCCTCCGGGGACAGGAACGCCGGAGTGCCCGCGAGCAGGCCGGTGCTGGTCACGGTGACGTCGCCCGCGGCACGCGAGATGCCGAAGTCGGTGATCTTGGCCGTGCCGTCCTCGCCGAGCAGGATGTTGCCCGGCTTCACGTCGCGGTGAATCACGCCCGCGGCGTGGGCGGCTGCCAGCGCCGTGGCCACCTGCGCGCCGATGCGGGCGATCTCCACCGGCGGCAGCGTGCCCCGCTCCTCCAGCACAGCGGACAGGCTGCGCGAGGGGAGGTACTCCATCACCAGCACCGGGTGCCCGTCGTGCTCGGCCACGTTGTACACGGAGATGGCGTGCGGGTGTTGCAGCCTGGCGGCGATACGGCCCTCGCGGAACGCTCGTTGCCTCGCCTTCTCCGTCTCCACCTCGTTCAGTCCGGGCGGCAACAGCAGTTGCTTGACGGCCACCGTGCGGTCCAGCCGCTCGTCCACCGCGCGCCAGACGATCCCCATCGCGCCGCTGCCGATCCGGCTCTTCAACCGGTAGCGTCCCTCGACCAGCGGCTCCCCGCCCTCACTCACCTGTGGGCCTCCCTTGCACGCGCGACAGCCTAGAGCCTGCCCTGCTGCAGGCGCCGCATGCCAGGGGGTATCGGGCGTTCCAGCCGTTCAGCCGGATCGGGCGACGCGGGACAGCGCGGCGATGTCGGCGGGTGGAACCCGGCAGCAACCGCCCACCGCCGTGACACCCCGCGCATACCAGCTCGCCGCCTCGTCGGCGCGGAAGCGGGAGGTGCCGGTCCACCGGCCTACCTCCGGGTCCCAGCCCTGGCCGCTGTTCGGATAGGCGAGCACCGGCTTCCCTGTGGTCTCACCGGCGATGGCGACGGCGTCGGCGACCTCCTCGGGGGCGCAGCAGTTCACGCCGACCGCGACGATGTCGGGCCTGCCCGCGACGACCGCGAAGGCCTCCTCCAGCGGCTGGCCCGCGCGGGTTCGGCCGCCGTCGACCGTGTAGGACAGCCACGCGGGCATCCCCACGGACTCCAGAGCGTCCAGCAGTGCCTCGGCCTCTTCGACGTCGGGCACGGTCTCCAGCGCGAGCAGGTCCGGCTCGGCCTCGGCGAGCACGTCCAGCCGGGGCCGGTGGAACGCGGCCAACTTCTGGCGGCTCACCCCGTATCGGCCCCGGTACTCCGAGCCGTCGGCGAGCACGGCCCCGTACGGCCCCACCGAGGCGGCGACCCAGCGCGGCACGTCGTCGCTGACCTGGTCGCGCGCGCGTTTGGCGAGTTCCACGCTGCGGCGCAGCAGCGCGGCGGCCTGCCCCGGCCCGATACCGCGCGCGGCGAACCCGGTGAAGCTGGCCTGGTAGCTCGCCGTGGTGGCGACATTGGCGCCCGCTCGAAAGAACGCGCGATGAGCCGAGACGACCTCCTCGGGCGCGTCGGCGAGCAGTCGCGCCGACCACAGCGCGTCGGAGAGATCGTGCCCGCGTGCCTCGAGTTCGGTCGCGACGCCGCCGTCCAGCACGATCCGCTGTCGTTCCCACACGTCATCAGCGTATGTGAACTCCCGGCCGAGTTGACCCGAGCGCGCATCGCCCGCCTCCGACATACGCCGCCCGCCGCCCGGCCCTCGCCACCGCGTCCCCGCGCCCAGGAACGCGGAACTCGCAGGTGGCAACGCGGAACTCGCGGGCGGCAACGGGGAACTCGCGGGCGGCAACGCGGAACTCGCGGGCGGCAACGCGGAACTCGCGGGCAGCAACGGGGGACTCGCGGTTGTGGGTCGGCAGCCTTTAGCACACAGGCGATCCGCCACCCGCCGACGCCGGGCGGTGCCCGTGCCGCAGGGCGCGGGCCATATTGTGTGCCGCGGCAAGCGGAGGTGAGAGTGCCCGACGTCGACTACTACGAACTGCTTGGCGTCCGGCCGGACGCGACGGCTGCGGAGATCAAGTCGGCGTACCGCGCGCTCGCGCGGTCGATGCATCCCGACACCGGTGGAACGGCGGGCACGTTCCGGTTGCTGCGCGAGGCCTACGAGACACTGGGCGATCCGCAGCGGCGCGCCGAGTACGACAATGCCCTGTACGACGGCGCCCAGTACGACAGCGAGTACGAGACCGAGTACGAGACCGAGTACGAGACCGAGTACGACACCGGGTACGACGCCGACGAGCCCGGCGGCGAGCCGGACGAGGACGGGCCCGCCGAACCCGGTTTCCGCACCACCGGCAGCACCGGGGCGGGCGGTGCCGCGGCGGCCACCCGGACCCGGCGCTCGCGGTACCGGGCACGGCCGGGCCAGTTCGGCGAGGACCCCGCCTTCGTGCCCGACACCCCGCGGCTGCCCGTCGCGACGATCCCGTGGTGGCACCGCGTCGACGACACCGCCAGGGTGCACTACGCCCAGCCCGGCACCGCAGGCCACGCCCCCACGGTGGCGGCGCTGCTCGGCGTGGTGCTGGCGGCGCTGCCACTGTTGTTGCCGCTGGACCTCTCCCCCGTGCCGCTCGTGGGCTGCCTCCTCCTGCTGGCCGCCGCGCTCACGGCCGCCTCGCTGCTCGGCAGGCGAGCGCTGGCGGCACATCGGCAGCTGCGCGCCTTCCGCGACGAATTCGGTGGCACCGCGGTGTTCGGCCGGCCGGGCACCGAAACCGACCAGGTGGCCGAGCGGCTCACCGCCGACCTGCTCGCCAGCTACCTCACCAGGCTGCCCGGCGTGCGGGTGTTCCACGGGCTGGCCTGGCCCGACTCGGTGTTCGCCGACGTGGACCACGCCGTGCTGTGCGGGCGCAGGCTCGTGCTCGTCGAGTCGAAGCTGTGGCTGCCCGGCCACTACAGCACCGATTCCTCCGGCACGTTGCTGCGCAACGGGCACCGGTTTCGCGGCGGCGGCACCCGACTGGCCGAAAGCGTCGAACGCTTCCGGCGGCTGCTGCCGCAGGTGGAGGTCCGAGGCGCGCTGGTGCTCTACCCCAGCAGGGCGGGAGAGCTCACCACCGAGCCGGACACCGGCGCGGAGATCCCCGCGATGACACCGCAGCGGTTCGTCCGCGAACTGGGCGCCTGGCTGGCGGTGGAGCCAGCGACCGTCGACCGCGGCGTGTTCCGCACCGTGCTCGGCCAGGTGGTCGGCTGAGTTCGTCAGCGCCCCTCCGCGCCCCTCGATGTCCTTCGGCGTCCTTGCGCGTCCTTCGGCGCCCCTCGATGTCCTTCGGCGTCCTTCCGCCCCCTCCGCGCCCCTCGGCATACTTCGAACGCCCTTCCAGCGCCATCCGACGCCCTCGACCGCCCCTCGACCGCCCCCGACGGCTTCCGACGGCTTCCCTTCCGACCAGGTCGGACCCGCCCGCTTTGACGGGTTCACGACACCGCCGCCGGTAGCGTGCGCGCGTACCGACCACGGCATGGGAGGAGCCGATGCCCCAGCGAAACCCGAGTCCAGGCACCGCGTTGCTGCCCGCGGCCGGCCTGTTCGCGTTACTGAGCGGTGCGGTGCTGCTGGGATTGCTGCACCTGCTGCCCTCCAGCGACGGGATCGACCCGGTACGGCGCACCATCAGCGAGTACGCGCTCGGCCCCGACAAGTGGCTGTTCGACCTCTCGGTACTGCTCGTGGCCGCTGGCTCGGCCGCGGCGTTCGGCACGCTCGTCGCACGAGGGCTGGTTCGCGCGGTCTCGACCACCACCGTGTTCGGCGGCCTGTGGGTGGTTGGACTGCTGACGGTCACCGTGTTCGAGAAGACCGACTGGTCGGTGGGGCCGAGCCTGGGCGGAACCATTCACAGGTACGCCAGCATCGTGGCGTTCGTGGCGCTGCCGCTGGCCGTGCTCAGCTGTGCGGGCGCGGCCCTGCCCGCCTCGCGCGCACTGCGCGGGCTGGCGAGGCTGCTGGCGATCACGTCACTGCTGTGGTTCGCGGTGATCCTCGGCGCAGTGGCGCTGATGCTCGCCGGTGGCCAGCCGTGGTGGCGGGCGATCCCGCTCGGCCTGGTCGAGCGGTTCCTTGCCGGTGGCGAGGTACTCGCCCTCACGGTGCTGCTGTGCGGCTCGTTGCGTCCGGCG encodes:
- a CDS encoding BON domain-containing protein: MRDAEEPEPPQYRAARLHRVLAEDARTAELGVQVTVRGQDVYLTGTVSSPGRREELDKVLRELEPEAKLHNDVRVVESGEPGEPEVLR
- a CDS encoding metallophosphoesterase family protein; this encodes MIRIAAVGDVHLGEDARGRLRPALRRLPEHADVLLLAGDLTRHGTVQEAKVVADEFRDLGVPVVAVLGNHDHHAEAVPELTEVLTEAGVQVLEGDGVVLSVGGARLGVAGVKGFGGGFAGRCASAFGEREMKDFVGHTVDVAAKLRSALDSLDCDERVALTHYSPTPETLRGEPPEIHPFLGAYQLGEAVDATGTDLALHGHAHLGCEHGVTPGGVRVRNVAQPVIRSAFAVYCLRDGAGGCD
- a CDS encoding DUF2267 domain-containing protein, yielding MKYSELVDSVRRRGALETAEQARDTTTAVLSTAAHSLDPADRRALASELPGSLDEAVLVPGQREHRSGSDLVIEVAQRLHTTQERARYLAKAVVDGLRDTDADVVERLRERLDSDLIDLLDAGGQPPQRARSVRAEVPTELSEEEVATALRGLTGWEGDHTGISRTVLLPEEAVTPLVNRVEREARAANDHAHVERVQGGVRFTLRTGRAAVTEPDIQLAERIDRIVEAGPGR
- a CDS encoding DUF2795 domain-containing protein, yielding MSAPNPIQMQKYLSGVDYPCTREQLVEHARSKGADEEVLEHLRALPDRTYNGPNAVSQEYART
- a CDS encoding serine/threonine-protein kinase, with the translated sequence MSEGGEPLVEGRYRLKSRIGSGAMGIVWRAVDERLDRTVAVKQLLLPPGLNEVETEKARQRAFREGRIAARLQHPHAISVYNVAEHDGHPVLVMEYLPSRSLSAVLEERGTLPPVEIARIGAQVATALAAAHAAGVIHRDVKPGNILLGEDGTAKITDFGISRAAGDVTVTSTGLLAGTPAFLSPEAARGADPGPASDVFSLAATLYAAVEGRPPFDSADGNEIAMLHAVATGRVVPPRQAGPLTAPLGWMLNSEPTARPTMAQVEQALRAVADGHNPPSPPSGAQPQGHQPHNPQGPSPQVQNPQPQVQQPQVQPIAQPVATEPPTMPASPMPPSQGPVPANAQAAHRPGSTRLDLRPGPLAPPPPSMAPAMAPAPRPGAPAAGAPSGGNSRARLAVAALAVLAAVAVGILVAELLFVPGQSDGDADSGSPATTTATTATANLG
- a CDS encoding VanW family protein is translated as MFDDNDSTEPPHAASTEDPVRDGEQDAHSGGESAPDRDTEAGADADAEAGAGAGAATARDAGSGRVASVLASLRSLFDRRNPWRAPAMAACAVFAGSLLLYAGDVLLSQGDVARGTVVAGVDVGGLDRAEAELRLRETLEPRTRRPVRLRAADVRHTIDPGTARLSLDWEATLDRATEQPLNPFARLASLFTRREIGVVSHADQGRFDSELRRLAAVVDRQAREGDVRFDGIRPVAVDPAPGRRLDRAKTRELVLRHWVSPGPLRLPVTTVPVRSTPDSVRAALRRIAEPAVSGPVTVHADGKDVSLSPRQIAQALHFDVDRSGSLQAAVDAEALTESLGPRLADTEKPGRDAGFEFEGDQVTVRPSQPGRTVDWQALAKDLLPVLRGGEQRQVGVRYAERPAELTTSEAHELGIVEVIGEFTTGGFAYDSGINIRRVAQEVNGAVVKPGQTFSLNGHTGPRGLEQGYVYAGIISGGKPGRAVGGGISQFATTLYNAAYFAGMRDTEHTEHSYYISRYPQGREATVFQNPDGSSVIDLKFTNDAPTGVVIQTRWTPSDITVRLWGTKRYEVESVTGGRFNYTAPPTTVLPEAECSPSSGTSGFTTTDTRIIRDADTGAEIRREKRTVVYRGQPRVVCEEPEPDPEPSPASPDEAGDPTAAPGQHAAGAGDAGSAQGARGSDNPDNPDNPDDPDSPDGASADAEAAAVGIFGT
- a CDS encoding aldehyde dehydrogenase family protein, which translates into the protein MTDLAVQLDLPAAAPDDPHGIRIDNPADGTVVGRIAAAREADVAAAVASAAAARALWARTPATDRAAGLRAAAAAVRDRVDDLARVNQLETGKPLDEARAGVLAGAATLEQYAELGPVHRGKTLLGEVHATDLMVPQPRGVVAVLTPWNDPVAVACGLLGAALVTGNTVVHKPSERCPHTGLLLGELLVPHFPEGVLNCLAGDGSVGRWITSSPDIDVIAHVGSSETGRAIARAAAETGAKVLLENGGNDPLLVDAGVDPEWAAEQAATGAFANSGQICVAVERIYVHRALAEPFLAALTARADRLGLLPLVDARHRDKVHEHVTDAVAAGARLRAGGVLPGEPGTLYPATVLSGCEPSMRLMREETFGPVAPVREVADFEQALAEAGDDRYGLAATVLTRSMDNAQRAWRHLDVGTVKVNAVFGGAPGGAAQPRRASGQGYGYGPELLDELTATKVVHLEPAPG
- a CDS encoding nucleotidyltransferase family protein, giving the protein MDVDIDRLLRTAMRVSNVLRAEGVPFALAGGCAIYALGGPASEHDVDVFLTKEDTPVARKALVAAGMRAVDPPEDWLVKVYDGDCLVDLIFRPNQRQVTTDLLAMATETRVGATTAPVLPATELVIDKLLVLGEHRCDFTPLLPVTRALREQVDWARVARETGCSAYARALLSLLAELGVVSARELASTEGGIDARRGGA
- the mmuM gene encoding homocysteine S-methyltransferase gives rise to the protein MSEAGDARSGQLGREFTYADDVWERQRIVLDGGVATELEARGHDLSDALWSARLLADAPEEVVSAHRAFFRAGANVATTASYQASFTGFAARGIGPGQAAALLRRSVELAKRARDQVSDDVPRWVAASVGPYGAVLADGSEYRGRYGVSRQKLAAFHRPRLDVLAEAEPDLLALETVPDVEEAEALLDALESVGMPAWLSYTVDGGRTRAGQPLEEAFAVVAGRPDIVAVGVNCCAPEEVADAVAIAGETTGKPVLAYPNSGQGWDPEVGRWTGTSRFRADEAASWYARGVTAVGGCCRVPPADIAALSRVARSG